TTGGATAGCGAGACCGCCGTAGGCCTGGTATTGAGCAGAATGTCGGCAGCCATGTCCACCTGGGCGTTGAACTCCTCGATCCCGGAGGGGTCGATGGCGAGGGCGAACTCCTTCAGCGCCCCGGCCGCGGCCCTCCCGATGAGGGCCGCCCCCCGGATCTCCATCGACCTGATCTTCTCGGCCGTATCCAGCAGCTGATCCATGGGGCGGGTCATCTCGCGACTTCCCATCAGGCCGAGGCGATGGATTTCGCCAGCCTTGCCACCCGCTCGCCGAGCTTCCGGCAGGCGATCAGGGCCGAGGCGTCGGGGGCCCCCACGGCGACGGCGCCGTAATGGCCACCGGTCTCCAGGGGGTCGCCGACGATCACCATCCCGTGGATCAGCATCCCCTGGATCATCGACAGGAGCGTCGTCTCGTTTCCGCCGGTGGGGCTCCCCGAGGAGGTGAAGGCCGCGCCGATTTTATCCTCGAGGCGGCCCCGGACCCGGACCGACCCGTCGATGAAGCCCTTCATCTCGGCGGAGAGGGTCCCGAAGTAGGTGGGGGCCCCGAGGACGATCCCGTCGGCTCCGGTCAGGTCCTCCAAGGCCGCCTCTTCGACCTTCTTCATTACCACATCCGCCCCTCCTTCCTTCGCGCCCTCGGCGACCGCCGCCGCCATCCTGGCGGTGTTCCCGCTTCGAGAATGGTAGACTACCAATACCTTCGTCATCTCGTTCACCTCAAGATCCTGCTAAGACCATCCTGGTCAGATCATCCTTCTATGAACTTCGCGGAATGTATCCGCCGTCTTCACTATTAATCTTCCTCTAATCTTCCTCTAATCTTCCTCTGATCATGAGAACGCGCCGCAGCGGCGAGGGCGAGGCTCCGGCTCAACCCTCCCCCTTCCGCAAGATGATCCTGTCCCCCTCCTCGACCCTGGGGAATACGTCGATGCCGGAGACGATCCTCCCGATGGTGTTGACCGCCGAGTAGGGCTGGGTCCTCCCGAAGAAGATGCAGAAGGCCGAGCCCGGGGTCCAGAAGGAGACGTCCCCCGCCTCCGACGAGGGGGACGGGTTCTCGTCGGCAAGGCTGAAAGGAAGAGAGAAGTAGACCTCTTCCCCCCAGAGCTGGGCCCTCGCCTCCTGGGGGAGCCGCTCCATGATCTCCGCAGCGGTCCGGGGGTTACGGCCGTCGATCTCCGCTCGGGCGGAGCCCTTCCCATCCACAATGATCTCGATGAAGTTCATGATATAGCACCTCTTCTCGCGCTTCTCTTGGGATAATCGTCTTCAAATCAACTTAACATTGGCGGCAGCTCATGTGAGATGTTCGCTGACAAAATAATTTTAAGGTTGCAGATCCCACAGGCATTGAGATCATCTCGTTTATCCC
The sequence above is drawn from the Methanothrix harundinacea 6Ac genome and encodes:
- a CDS encoding flavodoxin family protein — translated: MTKVLVVYHSRSGNTARMAAAVAEGAKEGGADVVMKKVEEAALEDLTGADGIVLGAPTYFGTLSAEMKGFIDGSVRVRGRLEDKIGAAFTSSGSPTGGNETTLLSMIQGMLIHGMVIVGDPLETGGHYGAVAVGAPDASALIACRKLGERVARLAKSIASA
- a CDS encoding cyclophilin-like fold protein → MNFIEIIVDGKGSARAEIDGRNPRTAAEIMERLPQEARAQLWGEEVYFSLPFSLADENPSPSSEAGDVSFWTPGSAFCIFFGRTQPYSAVNTIGRIVSGIDVFPRVEEGDRIILRKGEG